The Bos indicus x Bos taurus breed Angus x Brahman F1 hybrid chromosome 25, Bos_hybrid_MaternalHap_v2.0, whole genome shotgun sequence genome has a window encoding:
- the BRI3 gene encoding brain protein I3, giving the protein MDHKPLLQERPPAYNLEAGQGEFACAPHGYGAIAAAPPPPYPYLVTGIPTHHPRVYNIHSRNVTRYPANSIVVVGGCPVCRVGVLEDSFTFLGIFLAIVLFPFGFICCFALRKRRCPNCGANFT; this is encoded by the exons ATGGACCACAAGCCCCTGCTGCAGGAGCGGCCGCCCGCCTACAACCTGGAGGCCGGCCAGGGCGAGTTCGCGTGCGCCCCGCACGGCTACGGCGCCATCGccgccgccccgccgccgccCTACCCCTACCTCGTCACAG GGATacccacccaccaccccaggGTCTACAACATCCACAGTCGGAATGTCACCCGGTACCCTGCCAATTCCATCGTTGTGGTCGGAGGCTGCCCAGTCTGCAG GGTCGGGGTCCTGGAGGACTCGTTCACCTTCCTGGGCATCTTCTTGGCCATCGTCCTGTTCCCCTTTGGGTTCATCTGCTGTTTCGCCTTGAGGAAGCGAAGATGCCCCAACTGTGGAGCCAACTTCACTTAA
- the BAIAP2L1 gene encoding brain-specific angiogenesis inhibitor 1-associated protein 2-like protein 1 isoform X2 codes for MILAGRAYYDGVAKIGEIATGSPVSTELGHVLIEISSIHKKLNESLDENFKKFHKEIIYELEKKTELDVKYMNATLKRYQAEHRHRLDSLEKSQAELKKIRRKSQGGRNPFKYECKEIEYVETITSRQNEIQKFIADGCKEALLEEKRRFCFLVDKHCSFSSQIHHYHMQSAELINSKLPRWQETCSDVTKVPEKIMNMIEEIKTPISTPMSGTPLPSPMIERSSMVGQDCDSLSKYPPKIPAAPSARALTSPLIDLFKNPATVAQNSERKNNLTGSSVDPNLPRSVSMASGLNMVKKQKVKTIFPHTAGANQTLLSFAQGDVITLLISEEKDGWMYGEHDSTKMRGWFPSSYTKLLEENEEEAASELAPSLAPVRSVSTTNLAEKSSVVIPPPDYLEFLSTGAAAAEREDISQKASNHKAPVPKPESTPPNNANGFAKPPFLSGENPFATVKLRPTVTNDRSAPIIR; via the exons GCCATGTTCTTATAGAGATTTCGAGTATCCACAAGAAACTCAACGAGAGTCTTGATGAAAAT TTCAAAAAATTCCATAAGGAGATTATCTATGAGCTGGAGAAGAAGACAGAGCTTGATGTGAAATATATGAAT GCGACTCTCAAAAGATACCAAGCAGAACACAGGCATAGATTAGATTCTCTGGAGAAATCGCAAGCTGAATTGAAGAAGATAAGAAGGAAAAGTCAAGGAGGACGAAATCCATTCAAATATGAATGCAAAGAGATTGAG tATGTAGAAACCATTACTTCTCGCCAGAATGAAATCCAGAAATTTATTGCAGATGGTTGCAAAGAAGCCCTGCTTGAAGAGAAAAGGCGCTTCTGCTTTCTAGTCGACAAGCACTGCAGCTTTTCGAGTCAGATACACCATTACCACATGCAG TCTGCAGAACTGATCAATTCCAAACTGCCTCGGTGGCAAGAAACCTGTAGTGATGTCACCAAAGTGCCAGAGAAAATCATGAACATGATCGAAGAAATTAAGACCCCCATCTCCACCCCGATGTCCGGAACACCCCTGCCTTCACCCATGATCGAGAGAAGCAGCATG GTTGGGCAAGATTGTGACAGCCTTTCTAAATACCCACCAAAGATCCCCGCGGCTCCTTCAGCCAGAGCCTTGACCAGCCCTTTGATCGATCTGTTTAAGAACCCAGCCACAGTCGCAcagaactcagaaagaaaaaataatttaacag GTTCTTCTGTTGACCCCAATTTGCCGCGATCGGTTTCCATGGCCTCCGGACTGAACAtggtgaaaaagcagaaagtgaaaaccATCTTTCCGCACACGGCCGGTGCTAACCAGACCTTGCTCAGCTTCGCACAGGGAGACGTCATCACGCTGCTCATCTCCGAGGAGAAGGACGGCTGGATGTACGGGGAGCACGACAGCACCAAAAT GAGGGGCTGGTTCCCGTCGTCCTACACGAAGCTGCTGGAGGAGAACGAGGAGGAGGCCGCGAGCGAGCTGGCGCCAAG CTTGGCGCCTGTCCGCAGCGTGAGCACCACGAACTTGGCGGAAAAGAGCAGCGTCGTGATCCCCCCGCCGGACTACCTGGAGTTTCTGTCCACGGGAGCAGCCGCCGCTGAGAGAGAAGACATCTCCCAGAAGGCTTCTAACCATAAAGCCCCGGTGCCCAAACCAGAAAGCACGCCTCCT AACAATGCAAATGGGTTTGCAAAGCCTCCTTTCCTCAG TGGAGAGAACCCCTTTGCTACTGTGAAACTCCGCCCGACAGTGACGAATGACCGCTCAGCGCCAATCATCCGATGA